The Streptococcus sp. VT 162 genome has a window encoding:
- a CDS encoding endonuclease III, giving the protein MVLSKKRARHVIEEIIALFPDAKPSLDFTNHFELLVAVMLSAQTTDAAVNKATPGLFAAFPTPQAMSVATESEIASHISRLGLYRNKAKFLKKCAQQLLDDFDGQVPQTREELESLAGVGRKTANVVLSVGFGIPAFAVDTHVERICKHHDIVKKSATPLEVEKRVMDVLPPEEWLAAHQAMIYFGRAICHPKNPECDHYPQLYDFSNV; this is encoded by the coding sequence ATGGTTTTATCCAAGAAACGTGCCCGTCATGTCATAGAGGAAATTATTGCCCTTTTTCCAGATGCTAAGCCTAGTCTTGATTTTACCAATCATTTTGAACTCTTGGTTGCGGTGATGTTGTCAGCTCAGACGACAGATGCAGCGGTAAATAAGGCCACACCAGGTCTCTTCGCTGCCTTTCCGACACCACAAGCCATGTCTGTCGCGACTGAAAGTGAAATTGCTTCACACATTTCTCGTCTGGGACTGTATCGAAATAAGGCTAAATTCCTTAAAAAATGTGCCCAACAACTATTAGACGATTTTGATGGTCAAGTCCCTCAGACTCGAGAGGAATTAGAAAGTCTAGCGGGTGTTGGTCGTAAAACAGCAAATGTAGTATTGAGTGTGGGGTTTGGAATTCCTGCTTTTGCAGTGGACACTCATGTGGAGCGTATCTGTAAGCATCACGATATCGTTAAAAAATCAGCTACGCCACTTGAAGTAGAAAAACGTGTCATGGACGTCCTACCACCAGAAGAATGGTTAGCAGCCCACCAGGCCATGATTTACTTTGGACGAGCTATCTGTCATCCTAAAAATCCAGAATGTGACCACTATCCCCAGTTATATGATTTTAGCAATGTTTAA
- the rpmE2 gene encoding 50S ribosomal protein L31 type B (RpmE2; there appears to be two types of ribosomal proteins L31 in bacterial genomes; some contain a CxxC motif while others do not; Bacillus subtilis has both types; the proteins in this cluster do not have the CXXC motif; RpmE is found in exponentially growing Bacilli while YtiA was found after exponential growth; expression of ytiA is controlled by a zinc-specific transcriptional repressor; RpmE contains one zinc ion and a CxxC motif is responsible for this binding; forms an RNP particle along with proteins L5, L18, and L25 and 5S rRNA; found crosslinked to L2 and L25 and EF-G; may be near the peptidyltransferase site of the 50S ribosome) encodes MARKETMAERKYCKMKKDIHPEYRPVVFMDTTTGYKFLSGSTKRSNETVEFEGETYPLIRVEISSDSHPFYTGRQKFTQADGRVDRFNKKYGLK; translated from the coding sequence ATGGCTCGCAAAGAGACCATGGCAGAAAGGAAATATTGCAAAATGAAAAAAGATATCCATCCAGAATATCGCCCAGTTGTCTTCATGGACACAACTACTGGTTACAAATTCCTTAGCGGTTCAACAAAACGCTCTAACGAAACTGTTGAGTTCGAAGGCGAAACTTACCCATTGATCCGTGTGGAAATTTCATCAGACTCACACCCATTCTACACTGGACGTCAAAAGTTCACTCAAGCAGATGGACGCGTGGATCGTTTCAACAAAAAATACGGTCTCAAATAA
- a CDS encoding carbamoyl phosphate synthase small subunit gives MTKRLLVLEDGTVFEGKAFGADIDVTGEIVFNTGMTGYQESITDQSYNGQILTFTYPLVGNYGINRDDYESIIPTCKGVVVFEEARRASNWRNQMTLDEFLKAKKIPGISGIDTRALTKIIRKHGTMRATLTHVGDSMDHVTDQLQATVLPTDNIKQVSTKTSYPAPGVGLSVVLVDFGLKHSILRELSKRNCNVTVVPYSTTAEEILHLNPDGVMLSNGPGNPEDVPEALDMIRGVQGKIPIFGICMGHQLFAMANGAKTYKMKFGHRGFNHAVREIATGRVDFTSQNHGYAVSREDLPEHLIITHEEINDKSVEGVRHRYQPGFSVQFHPDAAPGPHDASYLFDEFIEMMEAFKQTN, from the coding sequence ATGACAAAAAGACTTCTAGTATTAGAAGATGGCACAGTTTTTGAAGGCAAGGCCTTCGGAGCAGATATTGATGTAACAGGCGAAATCGTCTTTAACACAGGGATGACCGGCTATCAAGAATCCATTACAGACCAGTCTTATAATGGACAAATCTTAACCTTTACTTATCCTTTGGTGGGAAACTATGGAATTAACCGTGATGATTATGAATCCATCATTCCAACTTGTAAGGGAGTGGTCGTTTTCGAAGAGGCACGTCGAGCTAGCAACTGGCGCAACCAAATGACGCTGGATGAGTTTTTGAAAGCCAAGAAAATTCCGGGTATTTCAGGGATTGATACGCGTGCCCTCACTAAGATTATCCGTAAGCATGGCACTATGCGTGCAACCTTGACCCATGTTGGAGACAGTATGGACCATGTGACGGACCAGCTGCAAGCAACAGTCTTGCCGACAGACAATATCAAGCAGGTTTCTACTAAAACTTCCTATCCGGCTCCTGGAGTTGGTTTGAGTGTGGTCTTAGTAGACTTTGGTCTCAAGCACTCAATCTTACGTGAACTTTCTAAGCGTAACTGTAACGTGACGGTTGTTCCTTATTCAACAACGGCAGAAGAAATTCTCCACCTAAATCCTGATGGAGTTATGTTGTCAAATGGTCCAGGTAACCCAGAAGACGTTCCAGAAGCACTGGACATGATTCGTGGTGTGCAAGGAAAAATTCCAATCTTCGGAATTTGTATGGGACACCAACTCTTTGCTATGGCAAACGGGGCTAAGACCTACAAGATGAAGTTTGGTCACCGTGGATTTAACCACGCGGTACGTGAGATTGCAACAGGACGTGTAGACTTTACCAGCCAAAACCATGGTTATGCAGTCAGTCGTGAGGACTTGCCAGAGCATTTGATCATCACCCACGAAGAAATCAATGACAAATCAGTTGAAGGTGTACGTCACAGATACCAACCAGGTTTTTCCGTGCAATTCCACCCAGATGCAGCCCCTGGTCCACACGACGCAAGCTACCTATTTGACGAGTTTATCGAGATGATGGAAGCTTTTAAACAAACAAACTAA
- a CDS encoding DNA-binding protein, which translates to MKLNIQEIRKQPEGLHFEQALDLAAELCKRNQEILDVKNILAVGKVQYEDRLYFLDYQLSYTIVLASSRSMEPVELAESYPVTEVFMEGATNQLDQEVLDDDLVLPIENGEIDLAESVADNILLNIPIKVLTAEEEAGQVFVSGNDWQIMTEDEYQAQQAVKKEENSPFAGLQGLFDGDE; encoded by the coding sequence ATGAAATTAAATATTCAAGAAATTCGTAAGCAACCTGAAGGCCTGCATTTTGAACAAGCTTTAGACCTGGCAGCAGAATTGTGTAAACGAAATCAAGAGATTTTAGATGTCAAAAATATCCTTGCAGTGGGGAAGGTACAGTATGAAGACCGTCTGTATTTCTTAGACTATCAGTTGTCATATACAATTGTCCTTGCTTCCAGCCGCAGTATGGAGCCGGTTGAGTTAGCTGAGTCTTATCCAGTCACAGAAGTTTTCATGGAAGGAGCGACCAACCAACTGGACCAGGAAGTTCTAGACGATGACTTAGTCTTGCCTATCGAAAATGGGGAAATTGACCTTGCTGAGAGCGTAGCAGATAATATTCTGCTCAATATTCCTATCAAAGTCTTGACGGCAGAAGAAGAGGCGGGCCAAGTTTTTGTGTCAGGAAATGACTGGCAAATCATGACTGAAGACGAATATCAAGCCCAACAAGCAGTCAAGAAAGAAGAAAACAGTCCATTTGCTGGCTTGCAAGGACTATTTGATGGAGACGAGTAG
- a CDS encoding phosphoribosyl transferase, with protein sequence MKTKEVVDELTVKRAITRITYEIIERNKDLNKIILAGIKTRGVFIAHRIKERLEQLENITVPVVELDTKPFRDDVKSGEDTSLISVDVTDREVILVDDVLYTGRTIRAAIDNIVGHGRPARVSLAVLVDRGHRELPIRPDYVGKNIPTSRSEEIIVEMTELDGQDRVLITEEA encoded by the coding sequence ATGAAGACAAAAGAAGTTGTAGACGAATTGACTGTCAAACGAGCGATTACGCGAATTACTTATGAGATTATCGAGCGCAATAAAGATTTGAATAAAATTATCCTAGCTGGGATAAAAACGCGTGGTGTTTTCATCGCTCATCGTATCAAAGAACGCTTGGAGCAGTTGGAAAACATCACTGTTCCTGTTGTGGAATTGGACACCAAACCTTTCCGTGATGATGTTAAAAGCGGAGAAGATACTTCTTTGATTTCTGTTGATGTGACAGACCGTGAAGTTATCTTGGTGGATGATGTACTCTATACAGGCCGTACCATCCGCGCCGCTATTGATAACATTGTCGGCCATGGTCGTCCTGCGCGCGTGAGTCTTGCGGTGCTAGTTGACCGTGGACATAGAGAATTGCCTATCCGTCCAGATTACGTTGGGAAAAATATCCCAACCAGTCGTTCTGAAGAAATCATCGTAGAGATGACAGAACTTGATGGCCAAGACAGAGTTCTGATTACTGAAGAAGCTTAG
- a CDS encoding aspartate carbamoyltransferase catalytic subunit, which translates to MSENQQVLNHVVSMEDLTVDQVMKLIKRGIEFKNGAQLPYENKPIVSNLFFEDSTRTHKSFEVAEIKLGLERLDFDVKTSSVNKGETLYDTILTLSALGVDVCVIRHPEVDYYRELIASPSITTSIINGGDGSGQHPSQSLLDLMTIYEEFGHFEGLKVAIAGDLDHSRVAKSNMQILKRLGAELYFAGPEEWRSQEFADYGQFVTIDEIVDQVDVLMLLRVQHERHGSGAVFSKEDYHAQHGLNQERYNRLKEEAIIMHPAPVNRDVEIADHLVEAPKSRIVQQMTNGVFVRMAILESVLASRNANENTRR; encoded by the coding sequence ATGTCAGAAAATCAACAAGTATTGAACCATGTGGTGTCCATGGAAGATCTTACAGTTGATCAAGTGATGAAATTGATCAAACGAGGGATTGAGTTTAAAAATGGAGCCCAACTTCCCTACGAGAACAAACCTATCGTATCGAATCTCTTCTTTGAGGATTCTACACGAACACATAAGTCCTTTGAAGTGGCAGAGATTAAGCTAGGATTGGAGCGACTGGACTTTGATGTGAAGACTAGTTCGGTCAATAAGGGTGAGACACTGTATGATACCATCTTGACCCTATCTGCTCTAGGAGTGGATGTCTGTGTGATTCGCCACCCAGAGGTTGACTATTACAGAGAGTTGATTGCGAGTCCGTCGATTACGACTTCCATTATCAATGGTGGTGATGGCTCAGGTCAACATCCTAGCCAGAGCTTGCTTGATTTGATGACCATTTATGAGGAATTTGGGCACTTTGAGGGTCTCAAGGTTGCTATTGCAGGCGACTTGGACCACTCACGTGTTGCCAAGTCCAATATGCAGATTTTGAAACGCTTGGGAGCTGAACTATACTTTGCAGGACCTGAGGAATGGAGAAGTCAAGAATTTGCGGACTATGGACAGTTTGTAACTATTGATGAGATTGTTGATCAGGTGGATGTTCTGATGTTACTCCGAGTTCAACATGAACGCCATGGAAGTGGAGCGGTCTTTTCAAAAGAAGACTACCATGCTCAACACGGTTTGAACCAAGAGCGCTATAATCGCTTAAAAGAAGAAGCCATTATTATGCATCCTGCTCCAGTTAATCGAGATGTGGAAATTGCTGACCACTTGGTTGAAGCGCCAAAATCACGCATTGTCCAACAAATGACCAACGGTGTCTTTGTTCGAATGGCAATCTTAGAATCCGTATTGGCGAGTAGAAACGCCAATGAAAACACAAGACGTTAA
- a CDS encoding manganese transporter — MSSYKKVSLSEINQSIETPNNNHFWQNLKAFLGPGALVAVGYMDPGNWITSVVGGASYKYSLLFVILISSIIAMQLQQMAGKLGIVTRMDLAQATAHHAPKWLRYSLWVILELALMATDLAEVLGSAIALNLLFKIPIMVAILLTVLDVFLLLLLMKFGFKKIEAIVTTLILTILAIFTYLVALSNPSIQGIFGGYLPTSTLFETPLPGHESQLTLALGIVGATVMPHNLYLHSSLSQTRKINHKDKKDVRKAVRFMTWDSNLQLSLAFIVNSLLLILGASLFFGHASEISAFSQMYNALQDSTIAGAIASSTLSTLFALALLASGQNSTITGTLTGQIVMEGFLHLKLPQWIIRIGTRIFALLPVIIVAVLFGHQEKTLDQLLVYSQVFLSIALPFSIFPLIYLTSKKSLMGEFTNAKWNTILGYAVSIILTILNIKLLFDIF; from the coding sequence ATGTCTTCTTACAAAAAAGTCTCTCTTTCTGAGATCAACCAATCTATTGAAACTCCCAATAACAATCATTTTTGGCAAAATCTAAAAGCATTTTTAGGACCTGGCGCTCTTGTAGCAGTTGGTTATATGGATCCTGGAAACTGGATTACCAGTGTGGTTGGTGGTGCTTCCTACAAATATAGTCTCTTATTTGTTATTTTGATTTCATCCATCATTGCTATGCAGTTACAACAGATGGCTGGAAAGCTCGGTATCGTGACTAGGATGGACCTAGCACAGGCAACAGCTCATCATGCTCCCAAATGGCTTCGCTATAGTTTATGGGTGATTTTAGAATTAGCTTTAATGGCGACCGACTTAGCCGAGGTTCTAGGCTCAGCGATTGCCTTAAATCTTTTATTTAAAATACCAATTATGGTCGCTATCCTCTTAACCGTTTTAGATGTATTTCTTTTGTTGTTGTTGATGAAATTTGGCTTCAAAAAAATTGAAGCCATTGTTACGACCCTTATTTTAACCATATTAGCCATCTTTACCTATCTGGTAGCTTTATCCAATCCAAGTATTCAGGGTATCTTTGGTGGTTATTTACCGACTTCAACTTTATTTGAAACACCGTTACCAGGTCATGAAAGCCAATTAACCTTGGCTCTAGGAATTGTGGGAGCGACAGTCATGCCCCATAATCTCTATCTTCATTCATCCCTATCCCAAACAAGGAAAATCAATCACAAAGATAAGAAGGATGTTCGAAAAGCTGTGCGTTTTATGACCTGGGATTCAAATCTTCAGTTGTCCCTAGCCTTTATTGTCAATTCCTTGCTTCTTATTTTAGGGGCATCTCTCTTTTTTGGTCATGCATCTGAAATTTCGGCATTCTCCCAAATGTACAATGCTTTACAGGATTCGACAATAGCAGGAGCGATAGCCAGCTCAACTCTGTCAACTTTATTTGCCCTAGCCCTCTTAGCAAGTGGACAAAATTCGACCATTACAGGTACTTTAACAGGACAGATTGTCATGGAAGGTTTCTTGCATCTGAAATTGCCTCAGTGGATTATTCGTATCGGTACCCGTATTTTTGCCTTGCTACCTGTGATTATAGTCGCCGTCTTGTTTGGACATCAAGAAAAAACCTTGGATCAGTTATTGGTCTATTCACAGGTTTTTCTGTCAATCGCTCTTCCGTTTTCAATCTTCCCCTTAATTTATCTGACCTCTAAGAAGTCACTGATGGGAGAATTCACCAATGCCAAGTGGAATACAATCCTAGGTTACGCAGTTTCAATCATCTTGACCATTCTCAATATCAAGCTTCTTTTCGATATTTTTTAA
- a CDS encoding carbamoyl phosphate synthase large subunit, which translates to MPKRTDIQKIMVIGSGPIIIGQAAEFDYAGTQACLSLKEEGYEVVLVNSNPATIMTDKEIADKVYIEPITLEFVTRILRKERPDALLPTLGGQTGLNMAMELSKNGILDELGVELLGTKLSAIDQAEDRDLFKQLMEELEQPIPESEIVNTVEEAVAFAASIGYPVIVRPAFTLGGTGGGMCANEEELREIAENGLKLSPVTQCLIERSIAGFKEIEYEVMRDSADNALVVCNMENFDPVGIHTGDSIVFAPAQTMSDYENQMLRDASLSIIRALKIEGGCNVQLALDPHSFKYYVIEVNPRVSRSSALASKATGYPIAKLAAKIAVGLTLDEVINPVTGSTYAMFEPALDYVVAKIPRFPFDKFEKGERRLGTQMKATGEVMAIGRNIEESLLKACRSLEIGVHHNEMPELASVSDDALIEKVVKAQDDRLFYVSEAIRRGYTPEEIAELTKIDIFYLDKLLHIFEIEQELGAHPQDLEVLKTAKLNGFSDRKIAELWKTTADQVRQLRLENKIVPVYKMVDTCAAEFDSETPYFYSTYGWENESIKSDKESVLVLGSGPIRIGQGVEFDYATVHSVKAIQAAGYEAIIMNSNPETVSTDFSVSDKLYFEPLTFEDVMNVIDLEQPKGVIVQFGGQTAINLAEPLAKAGVTILGTQVADLDRAEDRDLFEQALKDLDIPQPPGQTATNEEEAVLAARKIGFPVLVRPSYVLGGRAMEIVENEEDLRSYMRTAVKASPDHPVLVDSYIVGQECEVDAISDGENVLIPGIMEHIERAGVHSGDSMAVYPPQTLSQKVQETIADYTKRLAIGLNCLGMMNIQFVIKNEKVYVIEVNPRASRTVPFLSKVTNIPMAQVATKLILGQSLEELGYQDGLYPESTRVHIKAPVFSFTKLAKVDSLLGPEMKSTGEVMGSDTTLEKALYKAFEASYLHLPTFGNVVFTIADDAKDEALDLARRFQNIGYGILATEGTAAFFASHGLQAQPVGKIGDDEQDIPSFVRKGKIQAIINTVGTKRTADEDGEQIRRSAIEHGVPLFTALDTANAMLKVLESRSFVTEAI; encoded by the coding sequence ATGCCTAAACGTACTGATATTCAAAAAATTATGGTGATTGGTTCTGGTCCGATTATTATTGGTCAGGCTGCTGAGTTTGACTATGCGGGGACCCAGGCCTGCTTGTCTTTGAAAGAGGAAGGTTATGAAGTTGTCTTGGTGAACTCAAACCCTGCCACCATCATGACGGACAAGGAGATTGCGGACAAGGTCTACATCGAGCCAATCACACTTGAGTTTGTAACTCGTATTCTCCGTAAGGAACGTCCAGATGCTTTGCTTCCAACTCTTGGTGGTCAAACAGGGCTCAATATGGCCATGGAATTGTCTAAAAATGGCATTCTAGATGAATTGGGTGTCGAACTACTGGGAACTAAATTGTCTGCCATTGACCAAGCAGAGGACCGTGACCTCTTTAAACAATTGATGGAAGAGCTTGAGCAACCAATTCCAGAATCTGAAATTGTCAATACAGTTGAAGAAGCAGTTGCCTTTGCGGCATCAATCGGCTACCCTGTTATCGTTCGTCCAGCCTTTACCCTAGGTGGTACTGGTGGTGGTATGTGTGCCAACGAGGAAGAACTTCGTGAAATAGCTGAAAATGGGTTGAAACTGTCACCTGTTACCCAATGTTTGATTGAACGTTCAATCGCAGGTTTCAAGGAAATCGAGTACGAAGTCATGCGCGATTCAGCTGATAATGCTTTGGTTGTTTGTAACATGGAAAACTTTGACCCAGTTGGAATTCACACAGGGGATTCCATTGTATTTGCACCTGCTCAAACCATGTCCGACTATGAAAACCAAATGCTACGTGACGCGAGCTTGAGCATTATTCGTGCCCTCAAGATTGAAGGTGGCTGTAACGTTCAGCTGGCCCTTGATCCACATAGCTTCAAGTACTATGTTATCGAAGTAAACCCTCGTGTATCGCGTTCGTCAGCCCTTGCTTCTAAGGCGACGGGTTATCCGATTGCCAAATTGGCTGCCAAGATTGCCGTTGGTTTGACCTTGGATGAGGTTATCAACCCAGTTACAGGTTCAACCTATGCCATGTTTGAGCCAGCCCTTGACTACGTGGTTGCGAAAATTCCACGTTTCCCATTTGACAAGTTTGAAAAAGGTGAGCGTCGTCTTGGTACTCAGATGAAGGCGACTGGAGAAGTCATGGCCATCGGTCGGAACATCGAGGAATCACTTCTCAAGGCATGTCGCTCTCTTGAAATTGGCGTTCACCACAATGAAATGCCTGAACTTGCATCTGTTTCTGATGATGCCTTGATTGAAAAAGTTGTCAAGGCTCAAGATGATCGTCTCTTCTACGTATCAGAGGCAATTCGCCGTGGTTACACTCCAGAAGAAATTGCTGAATTGACTAAGATTGATATCTTCTATCTGGATAAACTTTTGCACATCTTTGAAATTGAGCAAGAATTGGGTGCCCATCCACAAGATCTAGAAGTCTTGAAAACTGCTAAACTCAATGGATTTTCAGACCGTAAGATTGCGGAACTCTGGAAAACGACAGCTGACCAAGTTCGCCAACTACGTTTGGAAAACAAGATTGTTCCAGTCTATAAGATGGTCGATACCTGTGCAGCGGAGTTTGACTCTGAAACACCATACTTCTATTCAACATATGGATGGGAAAATGAGTCTATCAAGTCTGATAAGGAATCTGTCCTTGTCCTAGGTTCAGGTCCAATCCGTATCGGTCAAGGGGTTGAATTCGACTATGCAACTGTTCACTCTGTTAAGGCGATTCAGGCTGCTGGCTACGAAGCCATCATCATGAACTCAAACCCAGAGACAGTTTCAACCGACTTCTCTGTATCTGATAAACTCTACTTTGAACCATTGACATTTGAAGATGTGATGAATGTCATTGATTTGGAACAACCAAAAGGAGTCATCGTTCAGTTCGGTGGTCAAACAGCCATTAACCTTGCGGAACCTTTGGCAAAAGCAGGTGTGACCATCCTTGGCACACAGGTTGCTGACCTAGACCGTGCCGAAGACCGTGACCTCTTCGAACAAGCCCTCAAAGACTTGGATATTCCGCAACCACCAGGTCAAACAGCAACCAATGAAGAAGAAGCAGTGCTTGCTGCTCGTAAGATTGGTTTTCCAGTCCTCGTTCGCCCATCTTATGTCTTGGGTGGACGTGCCATGGAAATCGTTGAAAACGAAGAGGACCTCCGTTCTTACATGCGTACTGCTGTTAAGGCTAGTCCAGACCACCCAGTTCTTGTGGACTCTTACATCGTTGGGCAAGAGTGTGAAGTTGATGCCATTTCAGACGGAGAAAATGTTCTCATCCCTGGTATCATGGAGCACATCGAACGTGCTGGTGTCCACTCAGGTGACTCAATGGCCGTTTACCCACCACAAACCTTGTCGCAAAAGGTTCAGGAAACCATCGCAGACTACACCAAACGCCTAGCAATCGGTCTTAACTGCCTTGGCATGATGAACATCCAGTTTGTTATCAAGAATGAAAAAGTCTACGTTATTGAGGTTAATCCACGTGCCAGCCGTACAGTTCCATTCCTTTCAAAAGTAACCAATATCCCTATGGCTCAGGTAGCGACTAAGCTCATTCTTGGGCAAAGTCTTGAAGAACTTGGCTACCAAGATGGACTTTATCCTGAAAGTACTCGCGTTCATATCAAAGCACCAGTCTTCTCCTTTACGAAACTAGCTAAGGTAGATAGCTTGCTCGGTCCTGAAATGAAGTCAACAGGGGAAGTTATGGGTTCTGATACTACTTTGGAAAAAGCTCTCTACAAGGCTTTTGAAGCTTCTTACCTACACTTGCCAACCTTTGGGAATGTGGTCTTTACCATCGCTGATGATGCCAAAGATGAAGCCTTGGACTTGGCTCGTCGTTTCCAAAATATCGGTTATGGTATCCTTGCGACAGAAGGGACAGCAGCCTTCTTTGCTAGTCATGGACTTCAAGCTCAACCTGTTGGTAAGATTGGTGACGATGAACAAGATATCCCAAGCTTTGTCCGCAAAGGGAAAATTCAAGCGATCATTAATACTGTCGGAACCAAACGAACTGCTGACGAAGATGGTGAGCAAATCCGTCGTTCAGCCATTGAACACGGTGTACCACTCTTTACAGCTCTAGATACAGCTAATGCCATGCTCAAGGTGCTAGAAAGCCGTAGTTTTGTCACAGAAGCGATCTAG
- a CDS encoding helicase BlpT, whose product MEDKALITEAYQLLSELNKSYQSCKQGTADDLRLQELLNSTLKELKKAEKLDNSILIDLEKFYQHTSLLIGLGSLKLNDQARAAWRNYDKFHYEHVKHVLTLYGPVFGF is encoded by the coding sequence ATGGAAGACAAAGCACTCATCACTGAAGCTTACCAACTCCTTTCCGAGTTAAATAAAAGCTACCAAAGCTGTAAACAAGGAACAGCTGATGATCTTCGACTGCAAGAACTGCTGAATAGCACTCTCAAGGAACTTAAAAAAGCGGAAAAGCTAGACAACAGTATCTTAATCGACCTTGAGAAATTTTACCAACATACCAGTCTTCTGATTGGACTAGGGAGCCTAAAACTAAACGATCAAGCTCGTGCTGCTTGGCGCAACTATGACAAGTTCCACTACGAACATGTCAAACACGTGCTAACTCTCTATGGGCCTGTTTTCGGATTTTAG